From the Luteolibacter arcticus genome, one window contains:
- a CDS encoding DUF3147 family protein — protein MDKTELINALKVTPKDVVKLFITAFVILVVTKVQLVNDRLSALLIALPFTSLVAMVWMQAENQGSQRIANHSEGTFWFVLPTLPMFLILPWMLRHGWGFWAALGVNCLLTTGFFWLTVVILRRFGLNLM, from the coding sequence ATGGACAAGACCGAATTGATCAACGCGCTCAAGGTGACCCCGAAGGACGTGGTGAAGCTTTTCATCACCGCATTCGTCATTTTGGTGGTCACCAAGGTCCAACTGGTGAACGACCGGCTTTCCGCGCTGCTGATAGCGCTGCCCTTCACCTCGCTGGTGGCGATGGTCTGGATGCAGGCGGAAAATCAAGGCTCCCAGCGGATCGCGAATCACTCCGAGGGGACCTTTTGGTTTGTGCTGCCGACATTGCCGATGTTCCTGATCCTCCCGTGGATGCTTCGGCACGGCTGGGGCTTCTGGGCGGCGCTGGGGGTGAACTGCCTTCTGACCACCGGGTTTTTCTGGCTCACGGTGGTGATTTTGCGGCGCTTCGGGCTCAATCTGATGTGA
- a CDS encoding DNA-directed RNA polymerase subunit omega, whose amino-acid sequence MKSDLVEKASEIISDPLVLINMVSKRVRQLNSGRSPLIPTRPSMGAADIALTEIIEGKIRVVVVDPAKAES is encoded by the coding sequence ATGAAAAGCGATCTTGTCGAGAAGGCGTCCGAGATTATCAGTGATCCGCTGGTCCTTATCAACATGGTCTCGAAGCGTGTCCGCCAGTTGAACAGCGGCCGTTCGCCGCTGATTCCAACTCGCCCGAGCATGGGCGCGGCTGACATCGCATTGACCGAAATCATCGAAGGTAAGATCAGGGTCGTCGTCGTCGATCCGGCGAAGGCGGAGTCCTGA
- a CDS encoding YARHG domain-containing protein — MNDDAPQRTVTLAEAIGASSDAWLRVGFPGGSILRHDDNADTDKWVETGWRINVVTSELEVLCNGVFEPRDLVYEEESGILRRPALVVKPVEPHVAALTPASRPAQSSGTVEPSTPVAQGLPTSHGRASDLWKRTRSADPRDFRRWVRKRSSILLLVSWVLLAFCAGALVSTPPWHPVHLIGKWVVWLLVIPISYLLWRRSGLHAAAMMVITIMLGRSYYLYQAMGIVKPPEMSHAASAHPGESSQDGRVAAEPVHVSEAPPPPPLASQPDRPPFSRSPDGKFTVEIYDDVQQGPLILVTENGDHLFEQPSMGYLLDAHWSPNGRYLALNERRANSGDYLWIMDLQRQDVLKKPDDELWRQMQVHCSDLLQREARKSWGAEVEGDKDWGTAAHWDGSGNLIAKVTVQFYGKSIPADRSGILEARVKLRMDHQGAALQRGSAIISEPIGGKWLKEGYKAYHEKGADALTVIAYEPARFGVVRSHAALHELDLNGISIGSADAADREGGIRIDLPLRAGKLASMEYWEPSPENFSWSTPPSRVRLDEPGLHIVARGGSEARAWVALLKSLASRPAAPPAATIPSGGAPVVTPAAATPPAASPTANPFPGEKYPQTRQRLLTSAELKQWTNGAIRYAINEMFARHGATFAKEEIAGVFRAFAWYRPRAEIRFDIIEKDHFSDIERANLKELARARDLTAESGSTPATASNYRGRVGKLEARFTLIWGADGQVTGEYWHPGTNPVRKFRLAGTNTTEGSLTLQEFTRGQLTATLLLTKRADRGKVIWSGTMNNVDGRKLEVLMEKADAN; from the coding sequence ATGAACGACGATGCTCCCCAGCGAACCGTCACGCTTGCCGAAGCGATCGGTGCCTCTTCTGATGCCTGGCTGCGGGTCGGCTTCCCAGGCGGCAGCATCCTCCGCCACGATGATAACGCTGACACCGACAAATGGGTGGAGACTGGCTGGCGTATCAATGTCGTCACCAGTGAGCTCGAAGTCTTGTGCAACGGCGTCTTTGAGCCCCGCGACCTCGTCTATGAAGAAGAATCGGGCATTCTCCGGCGTCCTGCCCTCGTGGTAAAGCCGGTCGAGCCCCACGTCGCGGCACTCACACCAGCATCCCGGCCGGCCCAATCCTCCGGCACCGTCGAGCCATCCACCCCGGTCGCCCAAGGGCTTCCCACCAGTCATGGCCGGGCCTCCGACCTCTGGAAGCGCACCCGCTCGGCCGACCCGCGGGATTTCCGCAGATGGGTTCGCAAGCGTTCCTCCATCCTGCTGCTTGTCTCCTGGGTGCTGCTGGCCTTCTGCGCTGGTGCTCTCGTTTCCACACCGCCGTGGCACCCCGTCCACCTCATCGGCAAGTGGGTCGTGTGGTTGCTCGTCATTCCCATTTCTTATTTGCTGTGGCGACGCAGCGGTCTCCATGCGGCCGCGATGATGGTGATCACCATCATGCTCGGCAGGAGTTACTACCTCTATCAGGCCATGGGTATCGTGAAGCCGCCCGAGATGAGTCATGCCGCCTCGGCTCACCCGGGCGAGTCGAGCCAAGACGGTAGGGTGGCGGCGGAACCAGTCCACGTCTCCGAGGCTCCTCCGCCACCACCGCTAGCATCTCAGCCAGACCGCCCGCCCTTCAGCCGTTCGCCTGATGGCAAGTTCACCGTTGAGATCTACGACGATGTCCAGCAGGGGCCACTGATACTTGTCACAGAGAACGGGGACCACTTGTTCGAGCAGCCTTCCATGGGCTACCTGCTGGATGCCCACTGGAGCCCGAACGGCAGATACCTCGCCTTGAATGAGCGCCGCGCCAATTCCGGCGACTATCTCTGGATCATGGACCTCCAGCGCCAGGACGTCCTGAAGAAGCCCGATGATGAGCTGTGGCGGCAGATGCAGGTCCACTGTAGTGATCTGCTCCAGCGTGAAGCGCGCAAGTCATGGGGAGCGGAGGTGGAGGGGGACAAGGACTGGGGCACGGCCGCGCACTGGGATGGCAGTGGGAATCTCATCGCCAAGGTCACCGTCCAGTTTTACGGCAAATCCATCCCTGCGGATCGCTCCGGCATCTTGGAAGCCCGGGTGAAACTTCGGATGGATCACCAGGGTGCCGCGCTCCAGCGCGGCAGCGCTATCATCTCGGAACCGATCGGTGGGAAATGGCTAAAGGAGGGCTACAAGGCCTATCACGAGAAGGGGGCTGACGCACTCACCGTCATCGCCTACGAGCCGGCTCGCTTTGGGGTAGTCCGGTCCCACGCCGCCCTCCATGAGCTTGATCTCAATGGCATTTCCATCGGAAGTGCGGATGCTGCGGATAGGGAAGGGGGCATCCGCATCGATCTGCCGCTCCGTGCCGGCAAACTCGCCAGCATGGAGTATTGGGAGCCGAGTCCGGAGAATTTCTCGTGGTCCACGCCGCCCTCCCGCGTCCGCCTCGATGAGCCCGGCCTGCATATCGTGGCTCGCGGTGGTAGTGAAGCGCGCGCATGGGTGGCCCTTTTGAAAAGCCTCGCTTCCCGTCCCGCAGCCCCGCCTGCGGCAACGATCCCATCGGGAGGGGCGCCAGTCGTGACCCCGGCAGCCGCCACTCCTCCCGCAGCATCGCCCACGGCCAATCCCTTCCCCGGAGAAAAGTATCCCCAGACCCGTCAGCGTCTCCTCACGTCCGCCGAGCTGAAGCAGTGGACCAACGGCGCAATCCGCTACGCCATCAATGAGATGTTCGCCCGGCATGGTGCCACGTTCGCCAAGGAGGAGATCGCTGGCGTCTTCCGGGCCTTCGCTTGGTACCGGCCGCGGGCAGAGATCCGCTTCGACATTATCGAGAAAGACCACTTCTCGGATATTGAGCGCGCCAACCTCAAGGAACTCGCACGTGCCCGCGACCTGACCGCCGAGAGTGGCTCCACCCCCGCCACTGCCAGCAACTATCGGGGCAGGGTGGGGAAGCTTGAAGCTCGCTTTACCTTGATCTGGGGCGCGGATGGCCAGGTCACCGGGGAATATTGGCATCCGGGTACCAATCCCGTGCGCAAGTTTCGTCTCGCCGGCACAAATACCACCGAGGGAAGCCTCACGCTCCAGGAATTCACTCGCGGGCAACTCACTGCCACCCTCCTGCTCACGAAGCGAGCCGACCGAGGCAAGGTGATATGGTCGGGCACCATGAACAACGTGGACGGCCGGAAGCTGGAAGTCCTGATGGAAAAGGCCGATGCGAATTGA
- a CDS encoding 1-acyl-sn-glycerol-3-phosphate acyltransferase: MRRLRNDLPYAFRPPKPRAWFRPLGLLANRLYLQRKYAVNRLDDSGFDRVKELSRAGHAVLLAPNHADHSDPHVVTELIARHDMKSHFMAAREVFEVSKLGAFALESMGVYSVDRDGPDLSAIKTSITLLEKSSDPLVIYPEGEIYHHHERLDPLHEGVASILLKAAARMNGGKEAFLVPVGIRFHHDAAVEATFRDRLSRLEDRIGWTPRPALSIDERIVRLGTGLLGLKEMEHTGENGRGRIQDRLTSLCDALLSAAEGRHGRDPKSVTAPERVRAQRYRIRKRLLDAEKPPTAVERDELLDDLDRVFTALQAHSYIGDYFLAEQTLDRRAETIMKLEEDLLGFPNYPTPRTARVTAGEPIPVSKMLAAGELFAKGGATPLTALLEARLAALLA, from the coding sequence ATGCGCCGGCTCCGTAATGACCTGCCCTACGCCTTCCGCCCGCCGAAGCCGCGGGCGTGGTTCCGGCCGCTGGGCCTGTTGGCAAACCGGCTCTACCTGCAGAGGAAATATGCGGTCAACCGGCTGGACGACTCGGGTTTCGACCGGGTGAAGGAGCTGTCCCGCGCCGGCCATGCCGTTCTCCTGGCTCCGAATCACGCCGATCATTCCGATCCGCATGTGGTGACCGAGCTGATTGCCCGCCACGACATGAAGTCGCACTTCATGGCTGCCCGCGAGGTCTTCGAGGTGAGCAAGCTTGGTGCCTTTGCCCTCGAAAGCATGGGCGTCTATTCGGTTGATCGCGATGGTCCCGACCTGTCCGCGATCAAGACCTCGATCACCTTGTTGGAGAAGAGCAGTGATCCGCTGGTGATCTATCCGGAAGGCGAGATCTATCACCACCACGAGCGGCTCGACCCGCTGCACGAAGGCGTCGCGTCGATCCTGCTGAAAGCCGCTGCCCGCATGAACGGCGGCAAGGAGGCCTTTCTCGTTCCCGTCGGCATCCGCTTCCATCACGACGCCGCAGTCGAAGCGACCTTCCGCGACCGGCTTTCGCGGTTAGAGGATCGGATCGGTTGGACCCCGCGGCCGGCGTTGTCGATCGACGAGCGCATCGTGCGGCTCGGCACCGGCTTGTTAGGTCTGAAGGAGATGGAACACACCGGGGAGAACGGACGCGGGCGCATTCAGGATCGCCTGACCTCGCTGTGTGACGCGCTGCTGTCCGCCGCCGAGGGCCGTCACGGCCGGGATCCGAAAAGCGTCACAGCTCCCGAGCGCGTGCGGGCCCAACGCTATCGGATCCGCAAGCGCCTGCTGGATGCCGAGAAGCCGCCGACCGCTGTCGAACGCGACGAGCTTCTCGATGACCTCGACCGCGTCTTCACCGCGCTCCAGGCACACAGCTACATCGGCGACTACTTCCTCGCCGAGCAGACGCTCGACCGCCGTGCCGAGACGATCATGAAGCTGGAGGAAGACCTGCTCGGTTTCCCGAACTACCCGACCCCGCGCACCGCTCGCGTGACCGCCGGTGAGCCGATCCCGGTTAGCAAGATGCTGGCAGCCGGCGAACTCTTTGCGAAAGGCGGCGCCACGCCCCTGACCGCCTTGTTAGAGGCACGCCTGGCTGCGCTGTTGGCTTGA
- the smpB gene encoding SsrA-binding protein SmpB, with translation MSAEISSNRKARRDFNISDTYEAGLELKGTEVKSIRAGKVNISDAFARVEKGQLFLYGCDIQPWETAATWFQHESRRPRRLLVHKKEILKLDAVTAIKGASLPCLKMYWKNGKVKVEIGVGKGKTHSDQRQDLKERVELREAQREVARFNRQ, from the coding sequence GTGAGTGCGGAAATTTCCAGCAACCGCAAGGCACGCCGGGATTTCAATATCTCGGACACCTACGAGGCGGGCCTTGAGCTGAAAGGCACGGAGGTCAAATCCATCCGTGCCGGGAAGGTCAACATTTCCGATGCCTTCGCGCGTGTCGAGAAGGGCCAACTCTTTCTCTACGGCTGCGACATCCAGCCGTGGGAGACTGCGGCCACGTGGTTCCAGCACGAATCCCGTCGCCCGCGGCGGCTGCTGGTGCACAAGAAGGAGATCCTCAAGCTCGACGCGGTCACCGCGATCAAGGGGGCCTCGCTGCCGTGCCTGAAGATGTATTGGAAGAACGGCAAGGTGAAGGTCGAGATCGGCGTCGGCAAAGGCAAGACACACTCCGACCAGCGGCAGGATCTGAAGGAGCGGGTCGAGTTGCGCGAGGCACAGCGCGAGGTCGCGAGATTCAACCGGCAGTAA
- a CDS encoding alkaline phosphatase has protein sequence MKPTSTSRRDFLKAATITSAVFGGASAPLLAQETRRSADNRGLPKKIIFMVSDGMNHGALSLAQHSRSLFEGKTTNWVKMYREMPVVRALMETFSANSLVTDSAAAASAWGGGKRVNNGAINVDAASGRDVEAIQSLLKKKDIPLGLVSTATITHATPAGFAANVNSRGDESQIALQYQERGVEVLLGGGQKFFPDDLLKKFADSGYDLLKNRQELLAAKPDAKKPVLGLFSSGYVPLAIDRESKPDLQETVPTLAEMSDLAVKRLDAVAKDRWFLMVEGARIDHCGHANDAAGSIREQLAFDDAIGAMLAYATAHEDVLVIITTDHGCGGIQLNGMNANPNQGMAPGIYNGTTSAFEKIAKFKRSFEWMGNSSGGLSGPKLGDYLRDRTGIELDKEELKQAQGMKSGELAKLFAKRHGIAWTSGNHTGELVEFCAYGPGSHLFPAFMKNEEVRPHLLTALDAA, from the coding sequence ATGAAACCCACCTCCACCTCGCGCCGCGACTTCCTCAAGGCCGCCACCATCACCTCGGCGGTGTTCGGCGGCGCCAGCGCCCCGCTGCTCGCCCAGGAAACCCGCCGCTCCGCCGACAATCGCGGCCTGCCGAAGAAGATCATCTTCATGGTGAGCGATGGGATGAACCACGGTGCGCTCTCGCTGGCCCAGCACAGCCGCTCGCTGTTCGAGGGAAAGACCACGAACTGGGTCAAGATGTACCGCGAGATGCCGGTGGTGCGGGCGCTGATGGAGACCTTTTCCGCCAATAGCCTGGTGACCGACTCCGCCGCCGCCGCCAGCGCCTGGGGCGGAGGCAAGCGCGTCAACAACGGCGCCATCAACGTGGACGCCGCTTCCGGACGCGACGTCGAGGCGATCCAATCCCTGCTGAAGAAGAAAGACATCCCGCTGGGCCTGGTTTCGACCGCCACGATCACCCACGCTACGCCGGCCGGTTTCGCCGCCAACGTGAACAGCCGTGGCGATGAATCCCAGATCGCTCTCCAATATCAGGAACGCGGCGTCGAGGTCCTGCTCGGCGGCGGGCAGAAGTTCTTCCCGGACGACCTGCTCAAGAAATTCGCCGACAGCGGCTACGACCTGTTGAAGAACCGCCAGGAACTCCTCGCCGCGAAGCCGGATGCAAAAAAGCCGGTGCTCGGACTCTTCTCCTCCGGCTACGTCCCGCTGGCGATCGACCGCGAGTCAAAGCCGGACCTCCAGGAAACTGTGCCGACCTTGGCGGAAATGTCGGACCTCGCCGTGAAGCGTCTCGACGCCGTGGCGAAAGACCGCTGGTTCCTCATGGTGGAAGGCGCACGCATCGACCACTGCGGCCATGCGAACGACGCCGCGGGCAGCATCCGCGAGCAGCTTGCCTTCGACGACGCGATCGGCGCGATGCTGGCCTATGCCACGGCCCACGAGGATGTGCTGGTGATCATCACGACCGACCACGGCTGCGGCGGCATCCAGCTCAATGGCATGAACGCCAACCCGAACCAAGGTATGGCCCCCGGGATCTACAACGGCACCACCTCCGCCTTCGAGAAGATCGCCAAATTCAAGCGCTCCTTCGAGTGGATGGGCAATTCCAGCGGCGGCCTCAGCGGGCCGAAACTCGGCGATTACCTCCGCGACCGGACCGGCATTGAATTGGACAAGGAGGAACTCAAACAAGCGCAGGGCATGAAGAGCGGCGAACTGGCCAAACTTTTCGCCAAGCGCCATGGAATCGCTTGGACCAGCGGAAATCACACTGGCGAGCTGGTGGAATTCTGCGCTTACGGGCCCGGCAGCCACCTCTTCCCGGCGTTCATGAAGAACGAGGAAGTGCGGCCGCATTTGCTGACCGCACTCGATGCGGCCTGA